One Bacillota bacterium DNA segment encodes these proteins:
- a CDS encoding glycosyltransferase family 2 protein: MVCQTYSQARTLDNRDFTVSVVIPAYNESRTIGSTVAAVISTGLANEVIVVDDGSTDDTARRAEDSGARVIRLEQNKGKGYAMTVGVKSSTSEFVALLDGDLGDSAKGFTKLLEPIIAGQADLCIASLPSMGKGGGFGAAKGLGRFGIWALTGYKASSPLSGQRAARKEDLLRILPFASRWGVEVGMTIDALRIGLRVIEVETDMRHRVTGKSLPHSLHRLRQFRDIALAILFRLFPRRRS, from the coding sequence ATGGTGTGCCAGACATATTCCCAGGCCCGGACTCTCGATAACCGGGATTTTACGGTATCAGTTGTGATACCCGCATATAATGAATCTCGAACCATCGGGAGTACTGTGGCCGCTGTTATTTCTACCGGGCTTGCCAATGAGGTCATTGTCGTAGATGACGGCTCGACTGATGATACCGCACGCAGGGCTGAAGATAGCGGCGCTAGGGTAATCCGGCTGGAACAAAATAAAGGGAAAGGCTATGCAATGACTGTCGGGGTGAAGTCCTCGACGTCAGAGTTCGTGGCGCTTCTCGATGGGGATCTCGGGGACAGCGCGAAGGGATTTACGAAGCTACTGGAGCCCATCATTGCCGGACAGGCTGACCTTTGCATAGCTTCTTTGCCATCGATGGGAAAGGGCGGCGGATTTGGCGCAGCAAAGGGACTTGGCCGATTTGGAATCTGGGCGCTCACCGGGTACAAGGCCAGCTCCCCTCTTTCAGGACAGAGGGCGGCCAGGAAGGAGGACCTCCTCAGGATCCTGCCATTTGCCTCCCGCTGGGGCGTTGAGGTTGGAATGACAATCGATGCTCTAAGGATCGGGCTTCGCGTGATCGAGGTGGAGACCGATATGAGACATAGAGTGACGGGAAAGAGCCTCCCTCATAGCCTGCACCGGTTGAGACAGTTTCGGGATATAGCATTGGCTATCCTGTTTCGCCTTTTTCCCCGTCGCAGATCTTGA
- a CDS encoding copper transporter has translation MVIDIRQHIITIAAIFLALGTGILIGMALVEDRTMVEQQQKLIDRLEADFEELRRDRDLSRAELARAQSELMVSRRFEEQAFYAFAKDKLVGERIAIIMGENSISEKELKSIQKAIEYSGGFISTIIRVRRTFSIRKDDNAGELMALVGKGIDQSNEFAKLLAGDLISAISGAGGFTIVPALEAMGFISVDGESGRSADQILIVGGSRTKLDKEGAASKEGTSLTDFFKDTGLLLAEAAKSQGIRVVVAEASSVTASHMKSYASRRFTTVDSIDTPLGYISLIYALSGVNGHFGVREGATDGVPDIFPGPDSR, from the coding sequence ATGGTTATTGATATCAGACAACATATAATCACCATTGCTGCTATTTTCCTTGCCCTTGGGACGGGAATCCTAATTGGTATGGCCCTTGTGGAAGACCGTACCATGGTGGAACAGCAGCAAAAGCTCATAGACAGGCTCGAAGCCGATTTCGAGGAACTGCGGCGGGATCGTGATTTATCTCGCGCGGAGCTTGCTCGCGCGCAGTCGGAGCTTATGGTGAGCAGGAGATTTGAGGAACAGGCTTTTTATGCCTTCGCAAAGGACAAGCTTGTTGGCGAACGCATAGCCATAATCATGGGAGAGAACTCCATCAGCGAGAAAGAGCTAAAGTCCATTCAAAAGGCCATCGAATATTCAGGTGGCTTCATTTCTACGATAATCCGGGTGAGAAGGACATTTTCAATCAGGAAAGATGATAATGCCGGTGAGCTCATGGCTCTGGTGGGAAAGGGAATTGATCAATCTAATGAATTTGCAAAACTCCTGGCGGGAGATCTCATTTCAGCCATTTCAGGGGCCGGTGGTTTCACCATCGTCCCTGCGCTAGAAGCCATGGGTTTCATATCTGTGGATGGGGAATCTGGAAGATCTGCTGACCAGATTCTGATTGTGGGAGGGTCGAGGACGAAACTTGACAAGGAAGGCGCAGCTTCGAAAGAAGGGACATCCCTTACAGATTTCTTTAAGGATACAGGCCTTCTTCTGGCAGAGGCAGCTAAATCGCAGGGGATCAGGGTTGTGGTGGCGGAAGCCTCCAGCGTGACCGCATCCCACATGAAAAGTTATGCATCCCGGAGGTTTACTACCGTGGATAGCATCGACACTCCTCTAGGCTATATATCTCTTATTTACGCTTTATCAGGCGTCAATGGTCATTTCGGTGTGCGTGAAGGGGCTACTGATGGTGTGCCAGACATATTCCCAGGCCCGGACTCTCGATAA
- the spo0A gene encoding sporulation transcription factor Spo0A — MENNCARIIIADDNVSLCDALSEFIDQQPDMKVAGIAYDGLEVLEEVEKNCPDVLLLDIVMPRLDGIGVLERLNRLGLDKKPKTIMLTAIGQETITQRVIELGADYYIMKPFDITSLIARIRQVLGTVQDQPQTRHNGKPGHSFGNLHARVTESIHALGIPANIRGYQYIREAILMVIEDSGLLGRVTKELYPRIAQKFNTTPPRVERAIRHAIEIAWSRGNIELLNSVFGHTVDQERGKPTNSAFIARIADKLRLEKNAG; from the coding sequence GTGGAGAACAATTGTGCTCGTATCATCATTGCCGATGACAATGTAAGCCTGTGTGATGCCTTGAGTGAATTCATCGACCAACAGCCTGACATGAAAGTGGCGGGGATTGCGTATGATGGGCTAGAGGTGCTGGAAGAGGTTGAAAAGAACTGCCCGGACGTTTTGCTTCTTGATATCGTCATGCCCCGTCTAGATGGCATAGGGGTTCTGGAGCGCTTGAATAGGCTGGGCTTAGATAAGAAGCCCAAGACAATCATGCTTACCGCCATCGGTCAGGAGACTATCACCCAGAGGGTCATCGAGTTGGGCGCAGATTACTACATAATGAAACCGTTTGATATCACCAGCCTTATAGCCCGTATTCGGCAAGTGCTCGGCACTGTGCAGGATCAGCCGCAGACACGACATAATGGAAAACCAGGCCATTCATTTGGCAATCTTCATGCAAGGGTGACTGAATCTATCCATGCCCTGGGCATTCCCGCCAACATCCGGGGTTACCAATACATAAGGGAAGCCATACTTATGGTTATCGAGGATTCGGGGCTTCTTGGAAGGGTAACCAAGGAATTGTACCCCCGTATCGCTCAGAAGTTCAACACCACTCCGCCAAGAGTCGAACGGGCAATCAGGCATGCAATAGAGATCGCCTGGTCAAGGGGCAATATCGAACTACTGAATAGCGTGTTTGGTCATACCGTGGATCAGGAACGAGGCAAGCCAACGAACTCCGCATTTATTGCCCGAATAGCGGACAAGCTTCGATTGGAAAAGAATGCTGGATAA
- the spoIVB gene encoding SpoIVB peptidase, whose translation MRFGDRLWSRIRTLRFLILLCIITSSSFLISTPLLEYLSGIPEEIRLSTGEPRELVVGLPLDISLSVNEGKIIRLGTPDLKTNLAEQNDPSTIRVFRGQRLRIDPISPGATQLYVKFARILPARRVLVNVVPQLKVMAGGHAIGVLLAPQGVIVAGLYPVITEDGRRVHPVADAGIQVGDVILQVDGIDVQGTSHLETLINQAGLRGRPVELTLKRNGAQIKTMVTPVKSREDSPGDPKGNGFAYRIGVFVRDNAAGVGTLSFYDSETHTYGALGHIITDSGTNREANIKEGRIVPACIVGIHQGERGQPGEKIGTFDGLKEYLGTITKNTRLGIFGRLTRPPEPNPFFPNGIPVALAEDVTVGEADMFTVIDDEHIDRFKIQIERVLRNRSPGAKGLIIRITDQRLLGRTGGIVQGMSGSPIVQNGKLVAVVTHVFLADPTRGYATLAEWMLREAGLMGNTEKKASSRGAAFTVPPLAEGGLPMVV comes from the coding sequence TTGCGTTTTGGGGACAGGCTATGGTCAAGAATAAGAACACTTAGATTCCTTATCTTGCTCTGCATCATCACCAGTTCAAGCTTTCTGATCTCAACCCCACTCTTGGAATATCTTTCCGGCATACCTGAGGAAATCAGGTTATCTACCGGTGAACCCAGGGAATTGGTAGTTGGCTTGCCCTTGGATATTTCATTATCTGTAAATGAAGGGAAGATCATTCGTTTAGGGACTCCCGACCTAAAGACAAATCTAGCAGAGCAGAATGATCCTTCGACGATCAGGGTCTTTCGTGGTCAAAGGCTCAGGATAGATCCGATAAGCCCGGGCGCCACCCAACTCTATGTGAAGTTCGCCAGGATATTGCCAGCAAGACGTGTCCTCGTGAATGTAGTGCCTCAACTCAAGGTCATGGCTGGGGGACATGCTATCGGGGTTTTGTTGGCACCCCAGGGGGTAATTGTTGCCGGACTTTATCCGGTGATCACCGAGGATGGTAGAAGGGTTCACCCAGTGGCTGATGCTGGCATACAGGTAGGCGATGTGATCCTGCAGGTAGATGGAATTGATGTTCAGGGAACGTCCCACCTTGAAACTCTCATCAACCAGGCAGGACTACGCGGCAGGCCGGTAGAGCTGACCCTGAAGAGAAATGGTGCGCAGATAAAGACCATGGTTACTCCAGTGAAATCCAGGGAGGATTCACCAGGCGATCCTAAGGGGAATGGATTTGCCTATCGAATCGGGGTCTTTGTCCGCGACAATGCCGCCGGAGTGGGGACACTCTCCTTTTATGACAGTGAAACTCATACATATGGGGCTCTCGGCCATATAATCACAGATTCTGGGACTAATCGAGAGGCTAATATCAAAGAGGGGCGCATCGTTCCGGCATGCATAGTTGGTATTCATCAAGGTGAACGCGGGCAACCGGGCGAGAAAATCGGAACTTTTGACGGCTTAAAAGAGTATCTAGGCACCATAACCAAGAATACTAGGCTCGGAATCTTCGGCAGACTTACCAGGCCTCCGGAACCAAATCCGTTCTTCCCCAATGGCATTCCCGTGGCACTGGCAGAAGATGTGACAGTTGGAGAAGCAGATATGTTTACGGTGATCGATGACGAACATATAGACCGTTTTAAGATACAGATCGAAAGGGTGCTACGAAACAGGTCCCCGGGAGCGAAAGGACTGATAATTCGGATAACCGATCAGAGGCTTTTGGGGCGTACTGGCGGGATAGTGCAGGGCATGAGCGGGAGTCCGATCGTCCAGAATGGGAAACTCGTAGCTGTCGTTACCCATGTATTTCTGGCCGACCCGACGCGTGGGTATGCTACTTTGGCCGAATGGATGCTTAGAGAAGCTGGACTCATGGGAAATACGGAAAAGAAGGCTTCCTCCCGGGGTGCCGCCTTCACAGTACCTCCACTGGCGGAGGGAGGACTTCCGATGGTCGTGTAG